A genomic window from Phoenix dactylifera cultivar Barhee BC4 chromosome 7, palm_55x_up_171113_PBpolish2nd_filt_p, whole genome shotgun sequence includes:
- the LOC103719514 gene encoding E3 ubiquitin-protein ligase Praja-2-like, giving the protein MAEASDLSLLHIEEFAADEIEEQEDRPETLDSPPSWPSATAPAGATRCALGPDLFAPDPSDPGYSDQDSDCSDDHATLAFDLFDRSSTRPICAATDPFSESLQSPNFRASEGPEEVGSDYLGLGSGFEDQEDGEDADREVVVSDWGADYFFMGRRSSPSESIDFSGARPVDSEGLRIAGFDSDSDSDEQIVDGGESQDRINDDLGLPLCWDCLQLEEQRRDLSIEMEWEEVDERLEDRDVLSIMVVGNDEIPNGLRERNHDEAEQEEDVVRNIDWEVLLAVNNLGRNNLDPEDVESFFVDDHEGFVYTSDYEAYEVLFGQFADHDSSLKGSPPAAKSVVENLPSVMMAKEDVDENNNVCAVCKDGILVREKVKRLPCSHHYHEDCILPWLSIRNTCPLCRFELPTDDPEYEKWKARRATSGGSGEDSQLRYEFEILPEA; this is encoded by the coding sequence ATGGCGGAGGCTTCTGATCTCTCCCTTCTTCACATCGAAGAATTCGCTGCTGACGAGATCGAGGAGCAAGAAGACCGCCCCGAAACCCTAGATTCGCCCCCCTCCTGGCCCTCCGCCACCGCCCCGGCCGGCGCCACCCGCTGCGCCCTTGGACCCGACCTCTTCGCCCCCGATCCCTCCGATCCGGGATATTCCGACCAGGATTCCGACTGCTCTGACGATCACGCCACCCTCGCCTTCGATCTCTTCGATCGCTCCTCCACCCGCCCGATCTGCGCCGCCACGGACCCCTTTTCCGAATCCCTCCAATCCCCCAACTTTAGGGCCTCCGAGGGCCCCGAGGAGGTGGGATCAGATTACCTGGGGTTGGGATCGGGATTCGAGGATCAGGAAGATGGAGAAGATGCGGATCGGGAGGTCGTGGTTTCCGATTGGGGGGCTGATTATTTCTTtatgggaaggaggagctcgccGTCGGAATCCATCGATTTTTCCGGGGCTCGCCCTGTTGATTCGGAGGGGCTTAGGATCGCCGGGTTTGATTCGGATTCAGATTCCGATGAACAGATCGTCGACGGTGGCGAATCCCAGGATCGGATCAACGATGATCTCGGCCTTCCCCTGTGCTGGGACTGCCTCCAGTTGGAGGAACAAAGGAGGGACCTCAGCATAGAAATGGAGTGGGAGGAGGTGGATGAGCGGCTCGAGGATAGGGATGTCCTAAGTATCATGGTCGTCGGCAACGACGAGATACCCAATGGACTCAGGGAACGGAATCATGATGAAGCGGAACAGGAGGAAGACGTGGTTCGGAATATCGATTGGGAGGTGCTTTTAGCTGTGAATAACTTGGGGAGGAACAATTTAGACCCCGAGGATGTCGAATCCTTTTTCGTCGACGACCATGAGGGCTTTGTCTACACCTCGGATTATGAGGCCTATGAGGTCTTGTTCGGGCAATTTGCCGACCATGATAGCTCTCTCAAGGGTAGTCCTCCGGCAGCCAAATCGGTGGTCGAGAACCTCCCGTCGGTCATGATGGCGAAAGAAGATGTTGATGAAAATAACAACGTCTGTGCGGTGTGCAAAGATGGGATTTTGGTACGTGAAAAGGTGAAGCGACTTCCATGCTCCCACCATTATCATGAGGATTGCATTTTGCCATGGCTCAGCATTAGGAACACATGCCCCCTTTGTCGGTTCGAGTTGCCCACGGATGATCCCGAATACGAGAAGTGGAAGGCACGGAGGGCCACTAGCGGTGGTTCCGGTGAAGATTCTCAGCTCAGGTATGAGTTTGAAATATTACCTGAAGCTTAG